From Streptomyces sp. NBC_00690, a single genomic window includes:
- a CDS encoding DUF1326 domain-containing protein, translating into MSETNWHLKGEWFDVCSCSMPCPCTFAQAPTNGCCLFTLVWQIHEGHFGDVRLDGLGVVALGEFAGNMWVDDPDATMTAMFYIDAKGTPTQRDALEEIFRGNVGGWPGKFGSLISEVRSVEYAPIQFDAAQDLAYWRATVSDKVSVGATALTGPTSDPERRVQLINAPGAEVGPGQVATWGVVNADRAEGFDFSSQYRGGSSKHFPFDWQPDA; encoded by the coding sequence ATGAGCGAGACGAACTGGCACCTCAAGGGCGAGTGGTTCGACGTGTGCAGTTGCTCGATGCCCTGTCCTTGCACCTTTGCGCAGGCCCCGACGAACGGCTGCTGTCTGTTCACACTCGTCTGGCAGATCCACGAAGGGCACTTCGGGGACGTACGTCTGGACGGTCTGGGAGTCGTGGCCCTCGGCGAGTTCGCCGGGAACATGTGGGTGGACGATCCCGACGCCACGATGACGGCGATGTTCTACATCGATGCGAAGGGGACTCCGACACAACGGGATGCGTTGGAGGAGATCTTCCGGGGCAACGTGGGCGGCTGGCCGGGCAAGTTCGGCTCACTGATCAGTGAGGTTCGCAGTGTGGAGTACGCCCCGATCCAGTTCGATGCCGCACAGGACCTCGCGTACTGGCGTGCCACCGTATCCGACAAGGTGAGTGTGGGAGCCACGGCGCTCACCGGTCCCACTTCGGACCCCGAGCGCCGGGTGCAGTTGATCAATGCTCCCGGGGCGGAGGTGGGACCCGGCCAGGTGGCGACCTGGGGTGTGGTGAACGCGGATCGTGCCGAAGGCTTCGACTTCTCCAGTCAATACCGGGGCGGCTCCAGCAAGCACTTCCCGTTCGACTGGCAGCCGGACGCATAG
- a CDS encoding class I SAM-dependent methyltransferase — protein sequence MVGTTPGSIGVEGVEGGVGLTALMVAAARAIETHRDDTLARDVYAEHFVLAAPASAGWPVRIQQVRDGDANPLWGRFARYFGLRTRVLDDFLLHAVHTGGARQVVLLGAGLDSRAFRLDWPSGSVVFEIDREGVLAFKRTVLDRLSATPKAARVEIPIDLRADWVGALADAGFDRAAPSVWLAEGLLFYLPAAAETYLIDTVDRLSTEGSALAFEVKLEKDLLAYRDSPLYTSTTRQIGIDLLHLFDGEPRPDSAGDLVGKGWSTSVHTPFDFTRRHGRGPLPEQNDALAGNRWVFANKSRL from the coding sequence GTGGTCGGCACAACGCCAGGGAGCATCGGAGTCGAAGGCGTGGAGGGAGGTGTCGGCCTGACCGCCCTCATGGTCGCTGCGGCACGGGCGATCGAGACCCATCGTGACGACACCCTGGCACGGGACGTCTATGCCGAGCACTTCGTGCTCGCCGCACCGGCGTCCGCCGGCTGGCCGGTCCGCATCCAACAGGTTCGGGACGGGGACGCCAATCCGTTGTGGGGTCGATTCGCGCGCTACTTCGGTCTGCGGACGCGGGTCCTCGATGACTTCCTCCTCCACGCCGTGCACACGGGCGGCGCCCGCCAAGTGGTGCTGCTCGGGGCGGGGTTAGATTCCCGGGCCTTCCGTCTCGACTGGCCTTCCGGTTCTGTGGTCTTCGAGATCGACAGGGAAGGCGTGCTGGCCTTCAAGCGCACGGTGCTCGACAGGCTTTCGGCGACCCCGAAGGCAGCGCGTGTAGAGATTCCGATCGATCTGCGAGCGGACTGGGTGGGGGCGCTGGCCGACGCCGGTTTCGACCGGGCTGCCCCGAGTGTCTGGCTGGCCGAGGGATTGTTGTTCTATCTGCCCGCCGCCGCTGAGACGTATCTCATCGACACCGTGGACCGGCTGAGTACGGAAGGCAGTGCACTGGCCTTCGAGGTCAAGCTCGAAAAGGATCTGCTGGCCTACCGCGACAGCCCGCTCTACACCTCGACGACCCGTCAGATCGGCATTGACCTACTTCATCTGTTCGACGGAGAACCACGGCCCGACTCTGCGGGCGATCTGGTGGGCAAGGGCTGGTCCACTTCCGTTCACACGCCCTTCGACTTCACCCGCCGTCATGGACGCGGCCCGCTGCCCGAACAGAACGATGCCCTCGCGGGCAACCGTTGGGTCTTTGCGAACAAGTCCCGTCTGTAG
- a CDS encoding (5-formylfuran-3-yl)methyl phosphate synthase, whose protein sequence is MLLLISPDGVEEALDCAKAAQHLDIVDVKKPDEGSLGANYPWVIREIREAVPADKPVSATVGDVPYKPGTVAQAALGAAVSGATYIKVGLYGCTTPEQAIDVMRGVVRAVKDYRPDAFVVASGYADAHRIGCVNPLALPDIARRSGSDAAMLDTAIKDGTRLFDHVPPDVCAEFVRRAHEAGLLAALAGSVQVGDLGELTRIGTDIVGVRGAVCAGGDRTTGRIQPELVAAFRAEMDRHAREHAAVVTAAN, encoded by the coding sequence TTGTTGCTTCTCATCTCTCCGGACGGCGTCGAGGAGGCCCTCGACTGTGCGAAGGCGGCGCAGCACCTCGACATCGTCGACGTCAAGAAGCCGGACGAGGGCTCGCTCGGCGCGAACTACCCGTGGGTCATCAGGGAGATCCGTGAGGCGGTCCCTGCTGACAAGCCGGTCTCGGCCACTGTGGGAGATGTGCCGTACAAACCGGGCACGGTGGCTCAGGCGGCGCTCGGTGCGGCCGTCTCCGGAGCCACGTACATCAAGGTCGGCCTCTACGGATGCACCACGCCCGAGCAGGCCATCGATGTCATGCGGGGGGTTGTCCGGGCGGTGAAGGACTACCGGCCGGACGCCTTCGTCGTCGCCTCGGGCTATGCCGACGCCCATCGGATCGGCTGTGTCAACCCGCTCGCACTGCCCGACATCGCCCGCCGTTCCGGCTCCGATGCGGCCATGCTCGACACCGCGATCAAAGACGGCACCCGGCTCTTCGACCACGTTCCGCCGGACGTCTGCGCGGAGTTCGTGCGGCGGGCCCATGAGGCGGGTCTTCTCGCCGCGCTGGCGGGCAGTGTGCAGGTGGGAGATCTCGGCGAGCTGACCCGCATCGGCACGGACATCGTGGGGGTACGTGGGGCGGTCTGCGCGGGCGGCGACCGCACCACCGGGAGGATTCAGCCGGAATTGGTGGCCGCCTTCCGGGCGGAGATGGACCGGCATGCCCGGGAGCACGCGGCTGTCGTCACCGCCGCCAACTGA
- a CDS encoding NAD(P)-dependent alcohol dehydrogenase, with amino-acid sequence MRFGAAVLRSPEGRYAVEEVILAHGPADDEVLVRIAGCGVCRTDLAVRRSAGRSPLPAVLGHEGAGVVVETGPHTGLNTGDHVVLTFDSCGHCRNCQAAAPAYCDSFASLNLFGGRKEAPARFTDAAGIELAPRWFGQSSFAEYALVAARNAVRVDPSLPIELLGPLGCGFLTGAGSVLNSFGVGPGDTIAVFGTGAVGLSAVMAAAACGAVIVAVDRHVERLALAERFGAIPLHASSGDLPGRIQQLTDGGAQYALDTTASVPLINDALRALRPTGHLGLVARLHTALPLEPGALDRGRRMSHICEGDAVPGLLIPRLIGLWRAGRFPFDELIRTYPLADINEAERDFDAGRVVKPVLVPEGRI; translated from the coding sequence ATGAGGTTCGGCGCTGCGGTCCTGCGCTCGCCCGAGGGCCGATACGCCGTCGAGGAGGTGATCCTTGCTCATGGTCCTGCCGATGACGAGGTCCTGGTCAGGATCGCGGGCTGTGGGGTGTGCCGGACCGATCTTGCGGTCCGGCGTTCGGCAGGCCGCTCACCGCTACCGGCGGTGCTCGGGCACGAGGGTGCCGGGGTCGTGGTGGAGACGGGCCCGCACACCGGCCTGAACACCGGCGATCATGTCGTACTGACCTTCGACTCCTGCGGGCACTGTCGGAACTGCCAGGCCGCTGCCCCCGCCTACTGCGACTCCTTCGCCTCGCTCAACCTCTTCGGAGGGCGCAAGGAGGCACCCGCACGGTTCACCGACGCGGCCGGAATCGAACTCGCCCCCCGGTGGTTCGGTCAGTCCTCGTTCGCCGAATACGCACTGGTTGCCGCCCGCAACGCCGTCCGGGTCGACCCCTCGCTGCCCATCGAACTGCTCGGACCGCTCGGCTGCGGCTTCCTGACGGGAGCCGGATCGGTCCTCAACTCCTTCGGGGTCGGCCCCGGCGACACCATCGCGGTCTTCGGTACGGGGGCGGTGGGTCTGAGCGCGGTGATGGCGGCTGCGGCCTGCGGGGCGGTGATCGTGGCAGTTGATCGGCACGTCGAACGGCTGGCACTCGCCGAGCGGTTCGGTGCGATTCCGCTGCATGCCTCGTCGGGCGACCTGCCCGGCCGTATCCAGCAACTGACGGACGGCGGGGCGCAGTACGCGCTGGACACCACGGCCTCCGTCCCGTTGATCAACGACGCACTCCGGGCCCTGCGCCCGACCGGGCACCTCGGGCTGGTGGCACGGCTCCACACCGCACTTCCGCTCGAACCCGGGGCACTGGATCGGGGGAGGAGGATGTCCCACATCTGTGAGGGGGACGCGGTGCCCGGACTGCTGATCCCGCGGTTGATCGGACTGTGGCGGGCTGGCCGGTTTCCGTTCGACGAACTGATCCGTACGTATCCGCTCGCCGACATCAACGAGGCCGAACGGGACTTCGACGCGGGCCGTGTGGTCAAACCCGTGCTGGTACCCGAGGGGAGGATCTGA
- a CDS encoding flavin-containing monooxygenase: protein MAELEYAETVVIGAGQQGCGVAAALQELGRESLVLERGEIGQAWKYERWDSLVVGSGNRSVRFPGWDYDGDDPDGAMSGRELARHLRRYAEERDLPVRQHTTVREVECPPGASDSDNVRFRTHLTTGDVIESRNLVAAVGGYAAPRVPELASDIDPSIKQLHSRDYRNPDSLPDGAVLVVGAGISGQQIADELASAGRAVFLSIGRHHAWPGHYRGRSLFEWMFAFSLYEDFVTPGIGGTATLPGLPVTARKDGSGDLNLGTLARRGVVLVGSTRAAEQRMLFLADNVTTIAAESARSFRQVIDKIDAGILDRGFPVPEQKPVPEVDLECIADFGSSLDLARHDITTIVWCTGFTPDYRILPAGVLDEHGAPVQHKGILGAVPGLYYAGLPDGNSLATVGISATVENGRFIARQIHIDHVLRSGSSASVITA, encoded by the coding sequence GTGGCAGAACTCGAATACGCGGAGACCGTCGTCATCGGCGCTGGCCAGCAAGGATGTGGAGTAGCCGCGGCCTTGCAGGAGCTCGGCCGGGAATCCCTGGTCCTGGAACGGGGAGAGATAGGTCAGGCTTGGAAGTACGAGCGGTGGGACAGTCTGGTTGTGGGCAGTGGGAATCGATCGGTTCGGTTCCCCGGTTGGGACTACGACGGTGATGACCCCGACGGTGCCATGTCGGGACGGGAACTCGCCCGGCATCTGCGCCGCTACGCGGAGGAGCGCGACCTCCCGGTGCGGCAGCACACGACCGTCCGGGAGGTCGAGTGCCCTCCGGGCGCTTCCGACAGCGACAACGTACGGTTCAGGACCCATCTGACCACGGGTGATGTCATCGAGTCCCGCAACCTGGTCGCGGCGGTGGGTGGTTACGCGGCTCCTCGGGTGCCCGAGTTGGCGTCCGACATCGATCCGTCCATCAAGCAACTGCACTCGCGCGACTATCGCAACCCCGATTCCCTGCCGGATGGGGCGGTCCTCGTCGTAGGGGCGGGGATCAGCGGTCAACAGATCGCGGACGAACTCGCGAGTGCCGGACGTGCCGTCTTCCTGTCGATCGGCCGCCACCACGCATGGCCGGGGCACTACCGTGGCCGCAGTCTGTTCGAGTGGATGTTCGCCTTCTCCCTCTACGAAGACTTTGTCACCCCGGGCATCGGTGGGACAGCGACACTGCCGGGCCTGCCAGTGACCGCCCGGAAGGACGGAAGCGGCGATCTGAATCTCGGCACACTGGCGAGGAGAGGAGTTGTCCTCGTCGGCTCGACACGCGCGGCGGAGCAGCGGATGCTCTTCCTGGCGGACAACGTCACCACCATTGCGGCGGAATCCGCCCGTTCGTTTCGGCAGGTGATCGACAAGATCGATGCCGGGATACTCGACCGAGGATTCCCGGTGCCGGAACAGAAGCCGGTCCCTGAAGTCGACCTGGAGTGCATTGCGGACTTCGGAAGCAGTCTCGATCTGGCGCGCCACGACATCACAACGATCGTCTGGTGCACCGGATTCACCCCCGACTATCGAATTCTTCCGGCTGGAGTGCTCGACGAACACGGCGCACCCGTCCAGCACAAGGGCATCCTCGGAGCGGTTCCCGGCCTCTACTATGCCGGGCTCCCGGACGGGAACTCACTTGCCACGGTGGGCATTTCGGCCACCGTCGAGAACGGACGGTTCATCGCACGCCAGATACACATCGACCACGTGTTGCGATCCGGCTCCTCGGCATCCGTCATCACCGCTTAA
- a CDS encoding aldehyde dehydrogenase family protein codes for MPVSGEYFAVLDPATGETFAEAPDQQNDELDSAVGRAHDAWRCWRSDPEARVTALLAAADAVEAAGVEIAPLLTREQGKPLSESYAEIARTAARLRYFAELAPGAERIVDGRPVRSEIRWRPLGPVAAIVPWNFPLQLASAKFAPALAAGNTVVVKPSPFTPLATRLLGAVIATALPEDVLTIVTGREPLGARLASHPGIRHVTFTGSIPTGRAVAEAAAGSLARVTLELGGNDAAILLDDVDVEQIADRLFWAAFRNCGQVCMAVKRVYAPAGLYSDVVEALAERAKGAVVGAGLDPGTQLGPVNNPRQLARVEHYTARALADGARVVAGGHRLDRPGYFHAPTILADVPPDSPVVTEEQFGPVLPVLPYRSLDEAVESANDTGFGLGGSVWGTDLDQAEAVADRLECGTAWINHHAELSLAQPFAGIKESGVGFAGGPWGLYGNLRPFVVHRPEEA; via the coding sequence GTGCCCGTATCCGGCGAGTACTTCGCGGTCCTCGATCCGGCAACGGGCGAAACCTTCGCGGAAGCTCCAGACCAGCAGAACGACGAGTTGGACAGTGCCGTCGGCCGGGCCCACGATGCCTGGCGCTGCTGGCGGTCCGACCCCGAAGCCCGGGTCACCGCACTGCTCGCGGCAGCCGACGCGGTGGAGGCGGCCGGGGTGGAGATCGCGCCCCTGCTCACCCGTGAACAGGGCAAACCGCTGTCGGAGTCGTACGCGGAGATCGCTCGCACGGCGGCCCGTCTACGCTACTTCGCCGAGCTCGCCCCCGGGGCCGAGCGCATTGTGGACGGTCGGCCGGTACGCAGTGAGATCCGCTGGCGACCGCTCGGGCCCGTCGCCGCGATCGTCCCATGGAACTTTCCCCTCCAACTCGCGTCGGCGAAGTTCGCGCCCGCGCTCGCCGCTGGCAACACGGTGGTAGTCAAACCCTCGCCCTTCACACCCCTCGCCACCCGGCTGTTGGGGGCGGTCATCGCCACCGCGCTCCCCGAGGACGTACTCACGATCGTCACCGGTCGCGAACCCCTTGGCGCCCGACTGGCTTCCCATCCGGGCATTCGCCATGTGACCTTCACCGGTTCGATTCCCACCGGGCGGGCCGTTGCGGAGGCGGCGGCGGGCTCGTTGGCCAGGGTCACCCTGGAGTTGGGTGGCAACGACGCGGCCATCCTGCTGGACGACGTCGATGTGGAGCAGATCGCGGACCGGCTGTTCTGGGCCGCGTTCCGCAATTGCGGACAGGTCTGCATGGCGGTCAAACGCGTCTACGCCCCCGCCGGGCTGTACTCCGATGTCGTCGAGGCCCTCGCAGAGCGCGCGAAGGGCGCCGTGGTGGGAGCAGGTCTTGACCCCGGCACGCAGTTGGGCCCGGTCAACAACCCCCGCCAACTGGCCCGCGTCGAGCACTACACGGCCCGGGCCCTGGCGGACGGTGCCAGGGTTGTGGCCGGTGGGCATCGGCTGGATCGACCGGGCTACTTCCACGCCCCGACGATCCTGGCGGATGTCCCACCTGACAGCCCGGTGGTGACCGAGGAGCAATTCGGTCCGGTGCTGCCGGTGCTGCCGTACCGGAGTCTCGACGAGGCGGTCGAGTCGGCCAATGACACCGGCTTCGGGCTGGGCGGCTCGGTGTGGGGTACCGATCTGGATCAGGCCGAAGCGGTGGCCGACCGGCTGGAGTGCGGCACCGCATGGATCAACCACCACGCCGAACTCTCCCTCGCCCAGCCCTTCGCGGGCATCAAGGAGAGCGGTGTCGGCTTTGCGGGCGGGCCATGGGGGCTCTACGGGAATCTGCGGCCGTTCGTCGTGCACCGCCCGGAGGAAGCGTGA